A region from the Variovorax paradoxus genome encodes:
- a CDS encoding glycine zipper domain-containing protein: MSASNNIEAAAEDIASDVRGVLASKDLDSVPHIKALRQRIDTKLAIARELAAEKSKLAAKKAREAANTANAYAHDEPWQIAGAALAVGVLVGLLLGRR, encoded by the coding sequence ATGAGTGCATCCAACAATATTGAAGCGGCAGCCGAAGACATCGCAAGCGACGTGCGTGGCGTGCTGGCCAGCAAGGACCTCGATTCGGTTCCCCACATCAAGGCGCTGCGCCAGCGCATCGACACCAAGCTCGCCATTGCGCGCGAGCTTGCTGCGGAGAAGAGCAAGCTGGCCGCCAAGAAGGCCCGCGAAGCGGCCAACACTGCCAACGCCTACGCCCACGACGAACCGTGGCAGATTGCCGGCGCCGCGCTGGCCGTCGGCGTGCTGGTGGGCCTGCTGCTTGGCCGCCGCTGA
- a CDS encoding NAD(P)/FAD-dependent oxidoreductase, which produces MDEFDCAVIGGGVVGLAVARALALAGREVVVLEAEGAIGTGTSSRNSEVIHAGIYYPQGSLKARLCVEGKAALYAYAAERGVPHQRCGKLIVATSAEQVAQLEVIRAKAAANGVDDLVLLTAQQAMAMEPQLHCVAALHSPSTGIVDSHALMLSLLGDLENAGGMLALKSPIARAECGQGAIVLVAQDGTALRCNTVVNATGLLAPDLARRFEGLPEAAVPTAYFAKGSYFTLSGRAPFTRLVYPVPEPGGLGVHLTIDLGGQAKFGPDVQWVESADDLVVDPARGNGFYAEVRKYWPALPDGALIPGYAGMRPKISGPDEPARDFMIDGPQSHGVRGLVNLFGIESPGLTSSLAIGRHVERMLASG; this is translated from the coding sequence ATGGATGAATTCGATTGCGCCGTCATCGGCGGCGGTGTAGTGGGGCTGGCCGTGGCGCGCGCCTTGGCGCTCGCGGGCCGGGAGGTGGTTGTGCTGGAAGCCGAAGGTGCCATTGGCACCGGCACCAGTTCGCGCAACAGCGAGGTGATTCATGCGGGCATCTACTACCCGCAGGGCTCACTTAAGGCCAGGCTTTGCGTCGAGGGCAAGGCGGCGCTTTATGCCTATGCGGCAGAGCGCGGCGTGCCCCACCAGCGCTGCGGCAAGCTCATCGTGGCGACCTCGGCAGAGCAGGTGGCCCAGCTCGAAGTCATCCGCGCCAAGGCGGCCGCCAACGGTGTCGACGACCTCGTGCTGCTGACCGCGCAGCAGGCCATGGCCATGGAGCCGCAACTGCATTGCGTGGCGGCCCTGCATTCGCCGAGCACCGGCATCGTCGACAGCCATGCGCTGATGCTGAGCCTGCTCGGCGACCTGGAGAACGCGGGCGGCATGCTGGCACTGAAATCGCCCATCGCCCGTGCGGAGTGCGGCCAGGGCGCTATCGTCCTGGTAGCGCAAGACGGAACGGCGCTGCGCTGCAATACCGTGGTCAATGCAACCGGCCTGCTTGCGCCCGATCTGGCCCGCCGCTTCGAAGGACTGCCGGAAGCCGCCGTGCCCACCGCGTACTTTGCCAAGGGCAGCTATTTCACGCTGTCGGGGCGCGCGCCATTCACACGCCTCGTCTATCCGGTGCCCGAGCCTGGCGGACTGGGTGTGCACCTGACGATCGATCTGGGCGGGCAAGCCAAGTTCGGGCCCGATGTGCAATGGGTGGAATCGGCCGATGACCTGGTGGTGGATCCGGCGCGCGGCAACGGCTTCTACGCCGAAGTGCGAAAGTACTGGCCCGCGCTGCCCGACGGGGCACTGATTCCCGGCTACGCGGGCATGCGGCCCAAGATCTCGGGCCCGGACGAGCCGGCGCGCGACTTCATGATCGACGGGCCCCAATCGCATGGGGTGCGGGGCCTGGTGAATCTCTTCGGCATCGAGTCGCCCGGGCTCACGAGCAGCCTGGCCATCGGGCGCCACGTCGAGCGCATGCTCGCGTCAGGCTGA
- a CDS encoding stereocilin: MATHPDLPTPVTPDLPVEPDEGPSTPPDEPTDPEPPPTSS; this comes from the coding sequence ATGGCCACCCATCCCGATCTTCCGACCCCGGTCACGCCGGATCTGCCTGTGGAGCCCGACGAAGGGCCGAGCACGCCGCCGGACGAGCCGACCGATCCCGAGCCGCCTCCCACCTCGTCCTGA
- a CDS encoding quinone-dependent dihydroorotate dehydrogenase has translation MPLLPSSLYGLARPFLFGFDPEHAHELTLDALARTQNTPLACAYAAPRVDDPVTLAGLEFPNRVGLAAGLDKNARCIDAFAAMGFGFVEVGTVTPKAQPGNPKPRMFRLPQRDALINRLGFNNEGLAAFLANVQKARFRKNGSGGGKKPMLLGLNIGKNATTPIERAVDDYLACLDGVVPHADYVTINISSPNTANLRTLQSDEALDALLGAIAERRHALAERNRRRVPLFVKIAPDLDERQVAVIAATLQRHGMDGVIATNTTLAREAVAGLPHADEAGGLSGAPVREASNRVISQLRAALGPGFPIVGVGGILSAADAKAKIAAGADVVQIYTGLIYRGPALVREAAQALLQSRSAA, from the coding sequence ATGCCCCTGCTCCCCTCTTCGCTCTACGGCCTGGCCCGGCCCTTTCTGTTCGGCTTCGACCCGGAGCATGCCCACGAACTCACGCTCGACGCGCTGGCCCGCACGCAGAACACGCCGCTGGCATGCGCCTATGCCGCGCCGCGCGTCGATGATCCGGTCACGCTCGCGGGGCTGGAATTTCCCAACCGCGTGGGCCTGGCCGCCGGGCTCGACAAGAACGCCCGCTGCATCGACGCCTTTGCCGCCATGGGCTTCGGCTTCGTCGAGGTCGGCACGGTGACGCCCAAGGCGCAGCCGGGCAACCCCAAGCCGCGCATGTTCCGCCTGCCCCAGCGCGATGCGCTCATCAACCGGCTCGGGTTCAACAATGAAGGGCTCGCTGCCTTCCTCGCCAACGTGCAGAAGGCGCGCTTCCGCAAAAACGGCAGCGGCGGCGGCAAGAAGCCGATGCTGCTCGGACTCAACATCGGAAAGAACGCCACCACGCCGATCGAAAGAGCGGTGGACGACTACCTGGCCTGCCTGGATGGCGTGGTCCCGCATGCGGACTACGTGACCATCAACATCTCGAGCCCCAACACCGCCAACCTGCGAACACTGCAGAGCGACGAGGCGCTCGACGCCCTGCTGGGCGCCATCGCCGAGCGCCGCCATGCGCTGGCCGAACGCAACCGCCGGCGCGTGCCGCTGTTCGTGAAGATCGCCCCTGACCTGGACGAGCGCCAGGTTGCCGTCATCGCCGCCACGCTGCAGCGCCACGGCATGGATGGCGTGATCGCCACCAACACCACGCTGGCGCGCGAGGCGGTCGCCGGCCTGCCGCACGCCGACGAAGCAGGGGGGCTCTCGGGCGCACCCGTGCGCGAGGCAAGCAACCGGGTGATCTCGCAGCTGCGCGCGGCGCTGGGGCCGGGCTTTCCGATCGTGGGGGTGGGTGGCATCCTGAGCGCGGCCGATGCCAAGGCCAAGATTGCCGCGGGCGCAGACGTGGTGCAGATCTACACAGGCCTGATCTACCGCGGCCCGGCGCTCGTGCGCGAGGCGGCGCAGGCGTTGCTGCAGAGTCGCAGCGCCGCCTGA
- the fdx gene encoding ISC system 2Fe-2S type ferredoxin, producing the protein MPTIKIYPHPEYCPQGAEITAPAGTSICEALLDNHINIEHACEMSCACTTCHVVVRQGFNSLNEAEEGEEDLLDRAWGLEPQSRLSCQAILAQEDVTIEIPKYSINHAKENH; encoded by the coding sequence ATGCCCACCATCAAGATCTATCCGCATCCCGAGTATTGCCCGCAAGGCGCCGAGATCACGGCGCCGGCCGGCACCTCGATCTGCGAGGCGCTGCTCGACAACCACATCAACATCGAGCACGCCTGCGAGATGAGCTGCGCCTGCACCACCTGCCACGTGGTGGTGCGCCAGGGCTTCAATTCGCTGAACGAGGCCGAGGAAGGCGAGGAAGACCTGCTCGACCGCGCCTGGGGCCTGGAGCCACAATCGCGCCTCAGCTGCCAGGCGATCCTGGCGCAGGAAGATGTGACGATCGAGATTCCCAAATACTCGATCAACCACGCGAAGGAAAATCACTGA
- the dnaQ gene encoding DNA polymerase III subunit epsilon produces MSRQIVLDTETTGLSAENGDRVIELGCVELFARKLTGNDLHIYFNPERESHEDALKVHGLTTDFLRDKPKFATLANDIVEYLRGAELIIHNAAFDVGFLNKELELAGLPPLRSFVGEVTDTLAMAKLVYPGKRNSLDALCDRFGVDRSNRTFHGAKLDAQLLADVYINLTRGQDALLIDVASNEPAQGTTVVAIDLSQFELPVIMAAEQELAAHEAVLSQLDKSSNGRTLFRQNG; encoded by the coding sequence ATGTCGCGCCAGATCGTCCTCGACACCGAAACCACCGGCCTTTCCGCCGAGAACGGCGACCGCGTCATCGAGCTCGGCTGCGTGGAGCTTTTCGCGCGCAAGCTCACCGGCAACGACCTGCACATCTACTTCAATCCCGAGCGCGAGAGCCATGAGGACGCGCTCAAGGTGCACGGCCTCACGACCGATTTCCTGCGCGACAAGCCGAAGTTCGCCACGCTGGCCAACGACATCGTCGAATATCTGCGCGGCGCCGAGCTGATCATCCACAACGCGGCCTTCGACGTCGGCTTTCTCAACAAGGAGCTCGAGCTGGCCGGCCTGCCGCCGCTGCGCAGCTTCGTCGGCGAGGTGACCGACACACTGGCCATGGCCAAGCTGGTCTACCCGGGCAAGCGCAACTCGCTCGATGCGCTGTGCGACCGCTTCGGCGTCGATCGCTCGAACCGCACCTTCCACGGCGCCAAGCTTGATGCGCAGCTGCTGGCCGACGTGTACATCAACCTCACGCGCGGCCAGGATGCGCTGCTGATCGACGTGGCCTCCAACGAGCCGGCACAGGGCACCACGGTGGTGGCCATCGACCTGAGCCAGTTCGAGCTGCCGGTGATCATGGCGGCCGAGCAGGAGCTCGCGGCGCACGAAGCGGTGTTGTCGCAGCTCGACAAATCCAGCAACGGACGCACGCTGTTCCGGCAAAACGGCTGA
- the rpiA gene encoding ribose-5-phosphate isomerase RpiA yields the protein MTAPVSPSSASGAANGAGAISQDELKAQVGRAALAYVVKDEIVGVGTGSTVNKFIDALATIKDQIRGAVSSSVASTERLRALGIPVFDSNEVEELGVYIDGADEIDHHGFMVKGGGAALTREKIVAAQSRRFVCIADVSKLVGTLGAFPLPVEVIPMAARRVMRQFEAMGGIAQVREKDGLPLVTDNGQHIVDVTGLQISDPLAFESEVSQWPGVVTVGVFAHQKADVCLLGTPSGVQTMQFD from the coding sequence ATGACTGCACCCGTTTCCCCTTCTTCCGCCTCAGGCGCCGCAAACGGCGCGGGCGCCATCTCCCAGGACGAGCTCAAGGCGCAGGTCGGCCGCGCCGCGCTGGCCTACGTGGTGAAGGATGAAATCGTCGGCGTGGGCACCGGCTCCACCGTGAACAAGTTCATCGACGCCCTGGCCACGATCAAGGACCAGATCAGGGGAGCGGTGTCCAGCTCGGTGGCGTCGACCGAACGCCTGCGCGCCTTGGGCATTCCGGTGTTCGACAGCAACGAGGTCGAGGAACTCGGCGTCTACATCGACGGCGCCGACGAGATCGACCACCACGGCTTCATGGTGAAGGGCGGCGGTGCAGCGCTCACACGCGAAAAGATCGTCGCGGCGCAGTCGCGGCGCTTCGTCTGCATTGCCGATGTCTCCAAGCTGGTCGGCACGCTCGGTGCCTTTCCGCTGCCGGTGGAGGTGATTCCGATGGCGGCGCGCCGCGTGATGCGGCAGTTCGAAGCCATGGGCGGCATCGCGCAGGTGCGTGAGAAAGACGGCCTGCCGCTCGTGACGGACAACGGCCAGCACATCGTCGACGTGACGGGGCTCCAGATCAGCGATCCGCTCGCCTTCGAATCCGAAGTGAGCCAGTGGCCCGGCGTGGTCACGGTCGGCGTGTTTGCCCACCAGAAGGCCGACGTGTGCCTGCTGGGCACGCCCTCGGGCGTGCAGACGATGCAGTTCGACTGA
- a CDS encoding M3 family metallopeptidase — translation MTNPLLDFKDLPLFDRIEPRHVAPAVDILLAEAEAALQTVTAAGFPADWNAISKVLDVASERFSRAWGAVGHLNAVADTPELRAAYNEAMPRVTAFWTRLGSDERLYAKYKAIDVATLNPEQRQAHKNAVRNFVLGGAELQGDAKKRFADIQERQAELSQKFSENALDATDAFAYYAQLGELDGVPEDVVSAARAAAQAEGKDGYKLTLKMPCYLPVMQFARSSALRETLYRSYVTRASELGDPAFDNTALINEILALREEEARLLGYRNFGELSVVPKMAESPEQVIKFLRDLAAKAKPYGERDLADLRAFASEQLGIADPQAWDWSYIGEKLKEARYAFSEQEVKQYFPAPKVMAGLFKIVETLFEVSIRRDSAPTWHPSVEVYRIERQTAEGSQKVGQFYLDPSARAAKRGGAWMDDVRARWLRPDDGVLQTPVAQLVCNFASGVDGKPPLLTHDDVTTLFHEFGHGLHHMLTQVNERDVSGISGVEWDAVELPSQFMENFCWEWDVLRHMTAHVDTGEPLPRALFDKMTAAKNFQSGLQTLRQIEFSLFDMLLHTEYQAATAQPGGVLALLGKVRTEVAVMPSPPFSRTPNTFSHIFSGGYAAGYYSYKWAEVLSADAYAAFEETVGADGQPNIETGRRYRQAILEAGGSRSAMDSFKAFRGREPQLDALLRHQGMAQAQPA, via the coding sequence ATGACCAACCCCCTCCTCGACTTCAAAGATCTCCCGCTGTTCGACCGCATCGAGCCCAGGCACGTCGCGCCCGCGGTCGACATCCTGCTGGCCGAGGCCGAGGCGGCGCTGCAGACCGTGACGGCCGCCGGCTTTCCCGCCGACTGGAATGCGATCTCCAAGGTGCTCGACGTGGCGTCCGAGCGCTTCAGCCGGGCCTGGGGCGCCGTGGGCCATCTCAACGCGGTGGCCGACACGCCAGAGTTGCGCGCCGCCTACAACGAGGCGATGCCGCGCGTGACCGCCTTCTGGACCCGCCTGGGTTCCGACGAGCGCCTGTATGCCAAGTACAAGGCCATCGACGTGGCCACCCTCAACCCCGAGCAGCGCCAGGCGCACAAGAATGCCGTGCGCAACTTCGTGCTCGGCGGCGCGGAACTGCAGGGCGACGCGAAGAAGCGTTTTGCCGACATCCAGGAGCGCCAGGCCGAACTGAGCCAGAAATTCAGCGAGAACGCGCTCGACGCCACCGACGCCTTCGCGTACTACGCGCAGCTGGGTGAACTCGACGGCGTGCCCGAAGACGTGGTGAGCGCGGCCCGCGCGGCCGCCCAGGCCGAGGGCAAGGACGGCTACAAGCTCACGCTCAAGATGCCCTGCTACCTGCCCGTGATGCAATTCGCCAGGAGCAGCGCGCTGCGCGAAACGCTCTACCGCTCGTACGTCACACGCGCCAGCGAACTCGGCGATCCGGCCTTCGACAACACGGCATTGATCAACGAGATCCTCGCGCTGCGCGAAGAAGAAGCCAGGCTGCTCGGCTACAGGAATTTCGGCGAACTCTCGGTCGTGCCCAAGATGGCCGAGTCGCCCGAGCAGGTGATCAAGTTCCTGCGCGATCTCGCGGCCAAGGCCAAGCCGTATGGCGAACGCGACCTGGCCGACCTGCGCGCCTTCGCCTCGGAACAGCTGGGCATCGCCGATCCGCAGGCGTGGGACTGGAGCTACATCGGCGAGAAACTGAAGGAAGCGCGCTATGCCTTCAGCGAGCAGGAGGTCAAGCAGTACTTCCCGGCGCCCAAGGTGATGGCCGGCCTGTTCAAGATCGTCGAGACGCTGTTCGAGGTGTCCATTCGCCGCGACAGCGCGCCCACGTGGCACCCGAGCGTCGAGGTCTACCGTATCGAGCGCCAGACGGCCGAAGGCAGCCAGAAGGTCGGCCAGTTCTACCTCGACCCGTCCGCGCGCGCCGCCAAGCGCGGCGGCGCCTGGATGGACGACGTGCGCGCGCGCTGGCTGCGCCCGGACGACGGCGTGCTGCAAACGCCGGTGGCGCAGCTCGTGTGCAACTTCGCGAGCGGCGTCGACGGCAAGCCGCCCCTGCTCACGCACGACGACGTGACCACCCTCTTCCACGAGTTCGGCCACGGCCTGCATCACATGCTCACGCAGGTGAACGAGCGCGACGTGTCGGGCATCAGCGGCGTCGAGTGGGACGCCGTCGAACTGCCGAGCCAGTTCATGGAAAACTTCTGCTGGGAGTGGGACGTGCTGCGTCACATGACGGCCCACGTCGACACCGGCGAGCCGCTGCCGCGCGCCCTGTTCGACAAGATGACGGCCGCCAAGAACTTCCAGAGCGGCCTGCAGACGCTGCGCCAGATCGAGTTCTCGCTGTTCGACATGCTGCTGCACACCGAATACCAGGCCGCCACCGCGCAGCCGGGCGGCGTGCTCGCGCTGCTGGGCAAGGTGCGCACCGAGGTGGCCGTGATGCCTTCGCCGCCTTTCAGCCGCACGCCGAACACCTTCAGCCACATCTTCTCGGGCGGCTACGCGGCCGGCTACTACAGCTACAAGTGGGCCGAGGTGCTGAGCGCCGACGCCTATGCCGCCTTCGAGGAAACCGTGGGTGCCGACGGCCAGCCGAACATCGAAACCGGCCGCAGGTACCGCCAGGCCATCCTCGAAGCCGGCGGCAGCCGCAGCGCCATGGATTCGTTCAAGGCTTTCCGCGGCCGCGAGCCCCAGCTTGATGCGCTGCTGCGACACCAGGGCATGGCGCAGGCCCAGCCCGCTTGA
- the hscA gene encoding Fe-S protein assembly chaperone HscA, giving the protein MALLQISEPGQAPDPHQRRIAVGIDLGTTHSLVAAVRNGVAECLPDDQGRVILPSAVRYLDTERRQIGFDALAARAQDAANTITSVKRLMGRGLADIANRASMSYRLVDEGGMVKVQTAAGIKSPVEISAEILATLRYRAEDTFDDELYGAVITVPAYFDEGQRQATKDAAQLAGLNVLRLISEPTAAAIAYGLDNGSEGVYAVYDLGGGTFDISILRLTQGVFEVIATGGDSALGGDDYDHALADFVLAQTGLQVGSDADRAAVLVAARAAKEALTDADSVAFHAELAGGPARFDLARAHFDAATKALTDRTIAAVRKALRDAKLKPDDLQGIVLVGGSTRMPQIRRAVAEFFGREPLINLNPDEVVALGAAIQANQLAGNNGAGDLLLLDVIPLSLGIETMGGLVERIVPRNQTIPTAMAQDFTTYQDGQTALALHVVQGERDLVADCRSLARFTLRGIPPMAAGAARIRVTFTVDADGLLSVGAKEQGSGVEASVTVKPSYGLSDDQIATMLQESFSTAQQDMQARALVEARVDAERMLLATQSALDADGDLLSEEERAVIDASMAKLREAAKGDDAAAIEGATKALANDTEAFAAQRMNAGIARALSGRKLESL; this is encoded by the coding sequence ATGGCTCTTCTTCAAATTTCCGAACCCGGCCAGGCGCCCGACCCGCATCAGCGCCGCATTGCCGTGGGCATCGACCTCGGCACCACGCATTCGCTGGTGGCCGCGGTGCGCAACGGCGTGGCCGAATGCCTGCCGGACGACCAGGGCCGCGTGATCCTGCCTTCGGCCGTGCGCTACCTCGACACGGAGCGGCGCCAGATCGGCTTCGATGCGCTCGCCGCGCGCGCGCAGGATGCCGCGAACACCATCACCTCGGTCAAGCGGCTCATGGGCCGCGGGCTGGCCGACATCGCGAACCGCGCGTCGATGTCGTACCGTCTGGTGGACGAGGGCGGCATGGTCAAGGTGCAGACGGCCGCGGGCATCAAGTCGCCGGTGGAGATCAGCGCCGAGATCCTGGCCACCTTGCGCTACCGCGCCGAAGACACCTTCGACGATGAGCTCTACGGCGCCGTCATCACCGTGCCGGCCTACTTCGATGAAGGCCAGCGCCAGGCCACCAAGGACGCCGCGCAGCTCGCCGGCCTCAACGTGCTGCGCCTGATCAGCGAGCCCACGGCCGCGGCCATTGCCTACGGCCTGGACAACGGGAGCGAAGGCGTCTACGCCGTCTACGACCTGGGCGGCGGCACCTTCGACATCTCGATCCTGCGGCTCACGCAGGGCGTGTTCGAGGTCATTGCCACGGGCGGCGACTCGGCCCTGGGCGGAGACGACTACGACCACGCGCTCGCCGATTTCGTGCTCGCGCAAACCGGCCTGCAGGTGGGCAGCGACGCCGACAGGGCCGCCGTCCTGGTGGCGGCCCGTGCGGCCAAGGAGGCGCTGACCGACGCCGACTCCGTGGCGTTCCACGCCGAGCTTGCCGGCGGCCCCGCCCGCTTCGATCTGGCGCGCGCGCATTTCGATGCCGCCACCAAAGCGCTCACCGACCGCACGATCGCAGCGGTTCGCAAGGCGCTGCGCGACGCGAAGCTCAAGCCCGATGATCTGCAGGGCATCGTGCTGGTCGGCGGCTCCACCCGCATGCCGCAGATCCGCCGCGCCGTCGCCGAGTTCTTCGGCCGCGAGCCGCTCATCAACCTGAACCCCGACGAAGTGGTGGCGCTCGGCGCCGCCATCCAGGCCAACCAGCTGGCCGGCAACAACGGTGCGGGTGATCTGCTGCTGCTCGACGTGATCCCGCTGTCGCTGGGCATCGAAACCATGGGCGGACTGGTCGAGCGCATCGTGCCGCGCAACCAGACCATTCCCACCGCGATGGCGCAGGACTTCACCACCTACCAGGACGGGCAGACCGCTCTTGCGCTGCATGTGGTGCAGGGCGAACGCGACCTGGTCGCCGATTGCCGCAGCCTGGCGCGCTTCACGCTGCGCGGCATCCCGCCGATGGCGGCGGGTGCGGCGCGCATCCGCGTGACCTTCACCGTCGATGCCGATGGCTTGCTGAGTGTCGGCGCCAAGGAGCAGGGAAGCGGCGTGGAGGCCAGCGTGACGGTCAAGCCTTCGTACGGGCTCTCGGACGACCAGATCGCGACCATGCTGCAGGAGAGCTTTTCCACCGCGCAGCAGGACATGCAGGCGCGCGCGCTGGTGGAGGCGCGCGTGGATGCCGAGCGCATGCTGCTTGCCACGCAGAGCGCGCTCGATGCGGACGGCGATCTGCTGAGCGAAGAAGAGCGCGCAGTCATCGATGCGTCGATGGCGAAGCTGCGCGAAGCCGCCAAAGGCGACGATGCCGCGGCCATCGAAGGCGCCACCAAGGCGCTGGCGAACGACACCGAAGCCTTCGCTGCCCAGCGCATGAACGCGGGCATTGCGCGAGCACTCTCCGGCCGCAAGCTCGAATCCCTCTAA
- the hscB gene encoding Fe-S protein assembly co-chaperone HscB, whose amino-acid sequence MNLNDTDFQLFAVPATFAQDRAALDARWKELQREAHPDRFAAQGAAAQRVAMQWSVRINEAYQRLKDPIRRASYICELNGAPLNAENNTAMPPDFLMQQMEWREALDDAHDIAAVAQLQAEVEAGRARALSSLDWLIDEKGDYPAAAQQVRALMFIERFGQDVEAKFDQLGQ is encoded by the coding sequence ATGAACCTGAACGACACCGACTTTCAACTGTTCGCCGTCCCCGCGACCTTCGCGCAGGACCGTGCCGCACTCGACGCGCGCTGGAAAGAGCTGCAGCGCGAGGCGCATCCGGACCGCTTCGCCGCGCAGGGGGCTGCGGCGCAGCGCGTGGCCATGCAGTGGTCGGTGCGCATCAACGAGGCCTACCAGCGGCTCAAGGATCCGATCCGGCGGGCCAGCTACATCTGCGAACTCAACGGTGCACCGCTGAACGCCGAGAACAACACCGCGATGCCGCCCGATTTCCTGATGCAGCAGATGGAATGGCGCGAAGCGCTCGACGATGCTCACGACATTGCCGCGGTCGCGCAGCTGCAGGCCGAAGTCGAGGCCGGGCGTGCCCGGGCGCTGTCGTCGCTCGATTGGCTGATCGACGAAAAGGGCGATTACCCGGCCGCCGCGCAGCAGGTGAGAGCCCTCATGTTCATTGAGCGCTTCGGACAGGACGTCGAAGCCAAATTCGATCAGTTGGGACAATAG
- a CDS encoding phage holin family protein, with protein sequence MRLLSLFGLDARLRRLRIAAAEGALAAEDRVQLLRMAWEDEKQRLKLMLVLVVAVLGLTTVAVALLSMAVVVHFWETPHRIAAAWSVAGVWILLWLGAALGLFLTLRNASNSFIPARHEFERDWAWVQDSFGLGKDPDQDEEAPRPPRPATREELLARMERQRERIATMQGARPVQPGGATGASSEAPPADESAAAAALRIAREHPVATGVAAAVAVVVIRPRRLLRWAAFIAPVLWRMR encoded by the coding sequence ATGAGATTGCTGTCCCTGTTCGGGCTCGATGCCCGTCTGCGGCGGCTGCGGATCGCTGCGGCCGAAGGCGCGCTGGCCGCCGAAGACCGCGTTCAGCTCCTGCGCATGGCGTGGGAGGACGAGAAGCAGCGCCTCAAGCTGATGCTCGTGCTGGTGGTGGCCGTGCTCGGCCTGACCACGGTGGCGGTGGCATTGCTGTCGATGGCGGTGGTGGTGCATTTCTGGGAAACCCCGCACCGCATCGCGGCGGCGTGGTCAGTGGCCGGCGTTTGGATCCTGCTCTGGCTGGGCGCGGCGCTGGGCCTGTTCCTGACCCTTCGCAATGCCTCGAACAGCTTCATCCCGGCGCGCCACGAATTCGAACGCGACTGGGCCTGGGTCCAGGACAGCTTCGGGCTCGGCAAGGATCCCGACCAGGACGAAGAAGCGCCGCGACCCCCGCGGCCTGCCACGCGCGAAGAATTGCTCGCGCGCATGGAGCGCCAGCGCGAACGCATTGCCACGATGCAGGGCGCGCGGCCGGTGCAGCCCGGTGGTGCAACGGGTGCTTCTTCCGAAGCACCGCCGGCGGATGAATCGGCTGCCGCTGCGGCATTGCGCATTGCCCGTGAGCACCCCGTGGCCACCGGCGTTGCCGCCGCGGTGGCCGTGGTGGTGATCCGTCCCAGGCGGCTGTTGCGCTGGGCCGCCTTCATTGCGCCGGTACTCTGGCGCATGCGCTGA
- a CDS encoding glutaredoxin family protein → MHSIHKKSPLHRLSGVALLLIAAGAMAQPIYRNVDKNGKVTFSDRAPTASTEPAAAPQAGITPAANAGLPYELRQVAQRYPVTLYSSEECAPCGTARSLLVTRGIPFEERTVKSNQDVEALQRLSNQSSLPLLTIGSQQLKGYSDAEWSQYLDAAGYPKSNSLPAGYRNPPARPLVALQPAPAAREPAQPAPAPQQPTPAPSGPSPSNPAGIKF, encoded by the coding sequence ATGCATTCGATCCACAAGAAATCCCCCTTGCATCGCCTGTCCGGCGTCGCCCTGCTGCTGATCGCCGCAGGCGCGATGGCCCAGCCGATCTACCGCAATGTCGACAAGAACGGCAAGGTCACCTTCTCGGACCGCGCGCCTACCGCAAGCACGGAACCGGCCGCAGCACCGCAGGCGGGCATCACGCCTGCGGCCAACGCCGGCCTGCCCTACGAGTTACGGCAAGTGGCACAGCGCTACCCAGTGACCCTGTACAGCAGCGAGGAATGCGCGCCCTGCGGCACGGCCCGTTCACTGCTCGTCACGCGCGGCATTCCGTTCGAGGAGCGCACCGTCAAGAGCAACCAGGATGTCGAGGCGCTGCAGCGCCTGAGCAACCAGTCCTCGCTGCCACTGCTGACGATCGGCTCGCAGCAACTCAAGGGTTACTCGGACGCCGAATGGTCGCAATACCTGGACGCCGCGGGATATCCGAAGAGCAACAGCCTGCCCGCCGGCTACCGCAATCCGCCGGCCCGGCCCCTGGTTGCGCTGCAACCGGCGCCCGCCGCACGCGAGCCCGCGCAGCCGGCGCCTGCACCGCAGCAGCCCACGCCTGCCCCCAGCGGTCCGAGCCCGAGCAACCCGGCGGGCATCAAGTTCTGA